A single Arcobacter sp. FWKO B DNA region contains:
- a CDS encoding transposase, with protein METHCIYCQHKFVYILKNGHIKCAKCKKKYSLERLARRIKIINGFCEGLNAYVLADKLSLNYITVTNEYKIIRILISNFLQNEFEKHESYISEYDEYLYIPQNKKASVEAIFEAKNFLIFDYGKIYTTMLPFVSKYKTINLEPKELKKFLSQNKIAKLTQQENTINKFCNFFEKEIKKYKGIKEENFSFYLKEIEFRFNYSIKQRYDIAIKLMYDSIAI; from the coding sequence ATGGAGACTCATTGCATCTACTGCCAACATAAATTTGTTTATATACTTAAAAATGGTCATATTAAATGTGCTAAATGTAAAAAGAAATATAGCCTTGAAAGACTAGCAAGAAGAATAAAGATTATCAATGGCTTTTGTGAAGGGTTAAATGCATATGTATTAGCTGATAAACTATCTTTAAATTATATAACAGTTACTAATGAATACAAAATTATAAGAATACTTATATCAAACTTTTTACAAAATGAATTTGAAAAACATGAAAGTTATATCAGTGAATACGATGAATATTTATATATACCACAAAACAAAAAAGCATCTGTTGAAGCAATATTTGAAGCAAAGAATTTTTTAATATTTGATTATGGCAAAATCTATACTACTATGTTGCCATTTGTATCCAAGTATAAAACTATAAATCTTGAACCAAAAGAATTAAAAAAATTTCTATCCCAAAATAAAATTGCAAAACTTACACAACAAGAAAATACCATCAATAAATTTTGCAACTTTTTTGAAAAAGAAATAAAAAAATACAAAGGGATAAAAGAAGAAAATTTTTCTTTTTATCTTAAAGAGATTGAATTTAGGTTTAATTATTCAATTAAACAAAGATATGATATCGCTATTAAGTTGATGTATGATAGTATAGCAATATGA
- a CDS encoding autotransporter assembly complex protein TamA, translating to MIRLYFLISLFFVIQLNANAIKELSFKGDIDLVIGDFSRDKLLRVCDIHYPPFFKFWQEKPSFNLYQIQICQDSILEYSKSLGFYNADISYEIQNSSATIYINKNNPIFVSSIKIDEDYKKLLLLKENDHFTTAKFTQSKNNIKNFLSHTGYPKGELDAKAYVDLDKYQVDMVFEVSKGEPHYFGTYTIQNDAKVESHLIEKQIQFKQGDLYNSLALEDTYEGLYNFGIYQYIAVEPDMTTNTNQVPVHIELQQGAYRELGYGFGYDTDRGANVKASYKNDNFYGNLKKFKIGALVNQKGYKIDNNLFVPQIPIKAQIFDDVSVSNDISFEDMDYESYSQQKIDERITLSKDFFGTTNSIGFLSETSKIKSKLAEYKSGNYWLNAPFYEIVLDRRDSSLNPKNGYYVSFYIEKGSKFFISEIDYTKTLTELRYIKSFSDITASFKTTIGTLDRNLPIFKHFFAGGDYSNRGYQYQMVGETDPDGNPYGGLSMIDTTLEVEYYITDDLGVATFYDTTMLSRQTNTWNDKFYDSVGLGVRYYTPIGPLRIDFGFPLKKGGFVFHIGIGQVF from the coding sequence ATGATTAGATTATATTTTTTGATTTCACTTTTTTTTGTAATACAATTAAACGCAAATGCCATCAAAGAGTTATCTTTCAAGGGTGATATTGACCTTGTTATTGGTGATTTTTCAAGAGATAAGTTATTAAGAGTTTGTGATATTCATTATCCCCCATTTTTCAAATTTTGGCAAGAAAAACCTTCTTTTAATTTGTATCAAATTCAGATATGCCAAGATTCTATTTTAGAGTACTCAAAAAGCTTGGGGTTTTATAATGCTGATATCTCATATGAAATACAAAACAGTAGTGCAACCATCTATATAAATAAAAACAACCCTATTTTTGTATCATCTATTAAAATAGACGAAGATTACAAAAAACTACTTTTATTGAAGGAAAATGACCATTTCACAACTGCAAAATTTACACAATCAAAGAATAATATTAAGAATTTTCTCTCTCATACTGGCTATCCAAAAGGGGAACTTGACGCAAAGGCATATGTTGATTTAGATAAATATCAAGTTGATATGGTTTTTGAGGTATCAAAAGGGGAACCCCATTATTTTGGTACATACACAATACAAAATGATGCAAAAGTAGAAAGTCATTTAATTGAAAAACAAATACAATTTAAACAAGGGGATTTATATAATTCTTTGGCTTTAGAAGATACTTATGAAGGGCTTTATAATTTTGGAATATACCAATATATCGCCGTAGAACCTGATATGACCACAAATACAAATCAAGTTCCAGTACATATCGAGCTCCAACAAGGTGCATATAGAGAGCTAGGATATGGCTTTGGTTATGATACTGATAGGGGTGCAAATGTAAAAGCTTCATACAAAAATGATAACTTTTATGGTAATTTAAAAAAATTCAAAATAGGAGCATTAGTAAATCAAAAAGGCTACAAAATTGATAACAACCTATTCGTACCACAAATTCCAATCAAAGCACAAATATTTGATGATGTATCAGTTAGCAATGATATTAGTTTTGAAGATATGGATTATGAAAGCTATTCCCAACAAAAAATTGATGAAAGAATAACTCTTTCAAAAGATTTTTTTGGGACAACTAACAGTATAGGTTTTTTGAGTGAAACAAGTAAAATTAAATCAAAACTAGCAGAATACAAAAGTGGTAATTATTGGTTAAACGCCCCTTTTTATGAAATAGTTTTGGATAGAAGAGATTCATCTTTAAATCCAAAAAATGGTTATTATGTATCATTTTATATTGAAAAAGGGAGTAAGTTTTTTATTTCTGAGATTGATTATACAAAAACTCTAACAGAACTTAGATACATCAAAAGTTTTAGTGATATTACTGCTTCATTTAAAACTACAATTGGGACATTAGATAGAAATCTTCCTATATTTAAACACTTTTTTGCGGGTGGAGATTATAGCAATAGAGGATATCAATACCAAATGGTTGGAGAAACAGACCCAGATGGCAATCCATATGGTGGGCTTAGTATGATAGATACTACATTGGAAGTTGAATACTATATAACAGATGATTTGGGAGTTGCAACTTTTTATGATACGACTATGTTAAGTAGACAAACAAATACTTGGAACGACAAATTTTATGATTCTGTTGGTTTAGGAGTAAGATATTATACACCTATTGGTCCACTTAGAATAGATTTTGGTTTTCCACTTAAAAAAGGTGGATTTGTATTTCATATAGGTATAGGACAAGTATTTTGA
- a CDS encoding translocation/assembly module TamB domain-containing protein: MKKRYIILLFTFLFAISIATILSSTKVTQKIFDYISKKSDITYDRVEGSLLFGIDIYNLNYNNQIQIKELNINPSLISLLWLEVYIYDLKVKNLKLDLSLFESEQNSSDEDFDIPLRNLFISTLYISLEDFDYDTYNISSLILNAQNIKYDFKSTFSGNLQLLADTNVANIKSDISLSNKSYNLTSKIDFYDSFINSIVQDNIKQLNTIEFTAKGDFNKFDFTLNTKDILAYNLNINYLSLDGNYNIQDEMLSTKVTTKLDYDKNISSLLNGNLSIHNFDINTLKFNLSGNSTINKSLISPDLARDLSIKSDISGSLSKIDFQNIIQSNQLSFDTNSIQHSPIQLNGTLDIKDDFSQFNSILNLNTIATLNNHTLNINLSDIKIDYNTHTNKLNSILTSNIITPFLDLSSKTSLFLNSSDLKTLSIKSTSNLTKLTYNEINFDELEPITLDIDYKLNNLDAKISSKNILAIAKTKDLEQFDLEVDIKQLNPNIFYTLPKDITIDQLSASFKGTYNKDLSLKGDFILNNNLKVDATIITIKDKFKVDLKNNTFLISSHGSFEDEIIVKATIPSINKFQNELLKIAIFEPQTIDGDLKFDLNHKNDISHINANFGKLIYDTTTINNISLKAYLQDNTLTFKEFDFSIDDSYGFSIQKDFKLQNNAFVNLDTLESSFDFGDIKFHSNIINNILQGKITAKEFFIAHSSYGSGFLNSEITFIFDNERLALSGDIDLDKLTIIYESKALSINTDKDIIIISQNIQAEKTKDFFLDNVSLSLNIKADPFNYSIKNINLKGETILFLQKEFGKNLLIYGSVQSINGQLSELGKTYHIENSNIYFQGNEPINPILDIRAIAKLSDVDITIAISGTLNAPKINLRSNPIMSQRDILSYLIFGTRFASDSRSTSEQRRSSQASLFLLNELSKDYAKELGLDMLYFEYNPTTQYIETHVGKNISQKSKVILKNQAQSGRLIFLRELTRLWNIELGFEDNTQGVDLTYRKRY; this comes from the coding sequence TTGAAAAAAAGATATATTATTTTACTTTTTACATTTTTATTTGCTATATCAATAGCAACCATACTAAGTTCAACCAAAGTCACACAAAAAATCTTTGACTATATCTCTAAAAAAAGTGATATCACTTATGATAGAGTTGAGGGTTCTTTGTTGTTTGGAATTGATATTTATAATCTAAACTACAATAACCAAATCCAAATCAAAGAGCTCAATATAAATCCTAGCCTAATCAGTTTACTTTGGCTTGAAGTATATATTTATGATTTAAAAGTAAAAAATCTAAAACTTGACCTATCCCTATTTGAGAGTGAACAAAACTCTTCCGATGAAGATTTTGATATTCCACTAAGAAATCTTTTTATTAGCACATTATATATCTCTTTAGAAGATTTTGATTACGACACATACAATATATCATCTTTGATTTTAAATGCACAAAATATAAAATATGATTTTAAATCAACTTTTAGTGGAAACTTACAATTACTAGCAGATACAAATGTAGCAAATATCAAAAGTGATATCTCACTATCAAATAAATCATATAATCTTACATCTAAAATAGACTTTTATGATTCATTTATCAACTCAATTGTCCAAGATAATATCAAACAACTAAATACCATAGAGTTTACTGCTAAAGGGGACTTTAACAAATTTGATTTTACACTAAATACAAAAGATATTCTAGCATACAACTTGAATATAAACTATTTATCACTAGATGGTAATTATAATATCCAAGATGAAATGCTCTCAACAAAAGTCACTACAAAACTTGACTATGACAAGAATATATCTTCTTTGCTAAATGGAAATTTATCAATACACAATTTTGATATAAATACTCTCAAGTTCAACCTTAGTGGAAATTCTACTATTAATAAATCTCTAATAAGCCCAGATTTAGCAAGAGATTTATCTATAAAATCAGATATTAGTGGCAGTTTGTCAAAAATAGATTTTCAAAATATTATACAAAGCAACCAACTATCTTTTGATACAAACTCAATTCAACACTCACCAATACAACTAAATGGTACATTAGATATCAAAGATGATTTTTCACAATTTAACTCAATACTTAATCTCAATACTATAGCAACTTTAAACAACCACACTTTAAATATAAATCTATCTGATATTAAAATAGACTATAATACACATACAAATAAGCTAAATTCAATACTTACATCAAATATAATAACACCATTTTTAGACCTTAGCTCGAAAACATCACTTTTTTTAAATAGTTCAGATTTAAAAACACTATCTATAAAATCAACTTCAAATCTTACAAAACTAACATACAATGAGATAAATTTTGATGAACTTGAACCAATCACACTTGATATAGACTATAAACTAAATAACCTAGATGCGAAAATCTCTTCAAAAAATATATTAGCAATTGCAAAAACAAAAGATTTAGAGCAGTTTGATTTAGAAGTAGATATTAAACAACTAAATCCAAATATTTTTTATACACTACCAAAAGATATCACTATTGATCAATTATCAGCGTCCTTCAAAGGAACATATAACAAAGATTTATCCCTAAAAGGTGATTTTATCTTAAATAATAATCTCAAAGTTGATGCAACTATAATAACTATTAAAGATAAATTCAAAGTAGATTTGAAAAACAATACATTTTTAATAAGCTCCCATGGGAGTTTTGAAGATGAAATCATTGTAAAAGCAACTATACCTTCTATTAATAAATTCCAAAATGAATTATTGAAAATTGCCATATTTGAACCACAAACTATTGATGGTGACTTAAAATTTGATTTAAATCATAAAAATGATATTTCTCATATTAACGCAAATTTTGGCAAACTAATATATGATACAACAACCATAAACAATATAAGCCTCAAAGCTTATTTGCAAGACAATACTTTAACTTTTAAAGAATTTGATTTTTCAATAGATGATAGCTATGGTTTTAGTATTCAAAAAGATTTCAAGCTCCAAAATAATGCATTTGTAAATCTTGATACCCTTGAATCATCTTTTGATTTTGGTGATATTAAGTTTCACAGCAATATAATTAATAATATCTTACAAGGAAAAATCACAGCAAAAGAGTTTTTCATAGCACATAGTTCTTATGGTAGTGGTTTTTTAAATTCTGAGATTACATTTATATTTGATAATGAAAGATTAGCTTTAAGTGGAGATATTGATCTTGATAAACTAACAATTATATATGAATCAAAAGCTCTAAGCATAAATACAGACAAAGATATAATCATAATATCTCAGAATATTCAAGCCGAAAAAACTAAAGACTTTTTTTTAGATAATGTTTCTCTTAGTTTAAATATAAAAGCTGACCCATTTAACTACTCAATAAAAAATATCAATTTAAAAGGGGAAACAATACTTTTCTTGCAAAAAGAATTTGGAAAGAACCTTTTGATTTATGGCTCTGTTCAATCAATTAATGGACAATTATCAGAACTTGGAAAAACATATCATATAGAAAACTCTAATATATATTTTCAAGGAAATGAACCTATAAATCCAATTCTTGATATAAGAGCTATTGCAAAACTTAGTGATGTTGATATCACCATTGCAATATCTGGTACACTAAATGCACCAAAAATAAATTTAAGATCCAACCCAATTATGAGCCAAAGGGATATTTTATCATACCTTATTTTTGGAACCCGTTTTGCAAGCGATTCAAGATCTACATCAGAACAAAGAAGAAGCTCTCAAGCATCACTATTTTTGCTCAATGAACTATCAAAAGATTATGCAAAGGAACTAGGGCTCGATATGTTGTATTTTGAATACAATCCTACAACCCAATATATAGAAACCCATGTGGGCAAAAATATATCTCAAAAAAGCAAAGTTATACTCAAAAACCAAGCCCAAAGCGGTAGACTTATATTTTTAAGAGAACTTACAAGATTATGGAATATAGAACTAGGTTTTGAAGATAATACCCAAGGGGTTGATTTGACTTATAGGAAAAGATACTAA
- the smpB gene encoding SsrA-binding protein SmpB, whose translation MAKEKNKRLEFKNKKALHDYFILDKYEAGIELQGSEVKAIRASRINLKDSFIRIIKGEVFLLNMHISHLDTAHSTFRPDEMRPRKLLLHKKEISKLYQKVSKEGITIVPLRLYFNDNNKIKVEIATAQGKKLYDKRESLKEANLKRESLTELKNFFKG comes from the coding sequence ATGGCAAAAGAGAAAAATAAAAGATTAGAATTTAAAAATAAAAAAGCATTACATGATTATTTTATATTAGATAAATATGAAGCTGGAATTGAGCTTCAAGGAAGTGAAGTAAAAGCTATTAGAGCAAGTCGAATAAATCTAAAAGATAGTTTTATCCGTATTATAAAAGGTGAGGTATTTTTGCTAAATATGCATATATCCCATCTAGATACTGCACACTCAACATTTAGACCTGATGAGATGCGTCCTAGAAAACTTCTTTTACATAAAAAAGAGATCTCAAAACTTTACCAAAAGGTTTCAAAAGAGGGAATTACTATTGTGCCTTTAAGACTATATTTTAATGATAACAATAAAATAAAAGTAGAAATAGCTACAGCTCAAGGTAAAAAGCTGTATGATAAAAGAGAGTCCTTAAAAGAGGCTAATTTAAAAAGAGAGTCATTAACAGAACTAAAAAACTTTTTCAAAGGGTGA
- a CDS encoding 4-(cytidine 5'-diphospho)-2-C-methyl-D-erythritol kinase — protein MKHKAYAKVNIFLKITGMRGNYHEIASRFMIVKNLYDEIKFIKDYPNKFNLVGKFGCSLEKNTIYKGYLKLLNIAPQIEDFFKQYSVKVTKNIPEFAGLGGGSSDVATFLNMTNIYCNLGLSKDELAQIGSEIGADVPFFVYGYESANVSGIGEVVERFDENALDIEVFTPKVECNTAKVFTIFREKFYKELSVSEKKRLFCMKSIDILKEFTMEQANDLYLPAITLYPNLHPLPFILHSSPFFSGSGSSFFIVKDIR, from the coding sequence ATGAAGCACAAAGCATATGCAAAAGTAAATATCTTTCTTAAAATTACTGGTATGCGTGGTAATTATCATGAAATAGCATCAAGATTTATGATAGTAAAAAACTTGTATGATGAAATAAAGTTTATTAAAGATTATCCAAATAAGTTTAATCTAGTAGGTAAGTTTGGATGTAGTTTGGAAAAAAATACCATCTACAAGGGATATTTGAAGCTTCTGAACATTGCACCACAAATAGAAGATTTTTTTAAACAATATTCTGTAAAAGTAACAAAAAACATCCCAGAGTTTGCAGGACTTGGTGGTGGAAGTAGTGATGTGGCAACATTCTTAAATATGACAAATATTTATTGTAATCTTGGTTTATCAAAAGATGAATTAGCACAAATTGGTTCTGAAATAGGGGCAGATGTGCCATTTTTTGTATATGGATATGAGAGTGCAAATGTAAGTGGTATTGGTGAAGTTGTAGAAAGATTTGATGAAAATGCTCTTGATATTGAGGTATTTACCCCAAAAGTAGAGTGTAATACAGCAAAAGTTTTTACGATATTTAGGGAAAAGTTTTATAAAGAGTTATCGGTGAGTGAAAAGAAGAGATTATTTTGTATGAAAAGTATAGATATATTAAAAGAGTTTACTATGGAACAAGCAAATGATTTGTACTTGCCAGCCATCACACTATATCCAAATCTGCACCCTTTACCCTTCATTCTTCACTCTTCACCCTTTTTCAGCGGTAGTGGAAGCTCGTTTTTTATTGTAAAAGATATAAGGTAA
- the truB gene encoding tRNA pseudouridine(55) synthase TruB, translated as MSQSLHNRLFVAHKPIFVSSNSFLHRLKRKYGVKKGGFSGTLDPFACGTLIVAFGQYSRLFQFLQKTPKTYRATIWLGTTSDSYDLENIQSIENTLALDVDKIKNTIKNFIGSIEYIPPKYSAKRINGIRAYELARSGEEFELNKSVMEVSDIKFISYSHPFITFEASVSEGSYIRSLAQLICEKLGTNGTLSYLQRLNEGKFVFEDEKALNPIEALDLPIIGYSGTKEWIYDGKKLGIEYFDTKEDGMYLMVFDDFFSIIQIQNEKVDYILNKVLL; from the coding sequence TTGTCTCAGTCACTTCACAACAGACTTTTTGTAGCACATAAACCAATATTTGTGAGTTCAAATAGTTTTTTACATAGACTAAAGAGAAAATATGGTGTAAAAAAAGGTGGATTTAGCGGTACTTTAGACCCCTTTGCATGTGGTACTTTAATAGTTGCTTTTGGTCAGTATTCAAGATTGTTTCAGTTTTTACAAAAAACTCCAAAAACATACCGTGCTACTATTTGGCTTGGAACCACAAGTGATTCATATGATCTTGAAAATATACAAAGTATTGAAAATACACTTGCATTAGATGTGGATAAAATAAAAAATACTATAAAAAACTTTATTGGTAGTATTGAGTATATACCACCAAAATATAGTGCAAAAAGAATTAATGGAATTAGGGCATATGAACTTGCTAGAAGTGGTGAGGAGTTTGAACTCAATAAAAGTGTGATGGAGGTAAGTGATATTAAGTTTATCTCATATTCACACCCTTTTATTACATTTGAAGCAAGTGTTAGTGAGGGAAGTTATATAAGAAGTCTTGCACAGTTAATTTGTGAAAAACTTGGTACAAATGGTACTCTTAGTTATTTACAAAGACTTAATGAAGGTAAATTTGTATTTGAAGATGAAAAAGCACTAAATCCTATTGAAGCTCTTGATTTACCAATTATTGGTTATAGTGGGACAAAAGAGTGGATATATGATGGGAAAAAACTAGGAATTGAATATTTTGATACCAAAGAAGATGGAATGTATTTGATGGTATTTGATGATTTTTTTAGTATAATTCAAATCCAAAATGAAAAAGTAGATTATATATTAAATAAAGTATTGTTATGA
- a CDS encoding ATP-dependent helicase produces the protein MPESILKTLNKSQMEAVKHIDGAMLILAGAGSGKTKTITTRVAYLISIGIDPASILTLTFTNKAAREMQNRAINLVGNNTIYPPMLCTFHKFGLLFLKFHINLLNRKNNFVIIDSDDKKKIIKNIEKELTPSLVSAEISRYKNSLISPDVAKNAAEQKVYKQIADIYEKYENYLFENNLVDFDDLLLLPYKILDSNKELAEQISQKYQYIMVDEYQDTNELQYKLLHKLCTTHQNLCVVGDDDQSIYGWRGATIKNILNFASLFENTKVIKLEENYRSTDTILKHANMLIEHNRDRLGKVLKGTRCQGNEIKIYESHDEVEETRKIATDIKALVSQGVSMKDIAILFRVNALSRSLEEGFNKAGIPYNLVGGMKFYERAEIKDLIAYFRVITNANDNFSFKRIINKPKRGIGKTTIDKLDLASIEQKKSIYNIINESTPSELSQIVGQKNSRTLKVFLASVMDLQDVLKESKMRFLDLFEETFDFKEQYHGLPDGYERIANIDEFYGYIRDFFIQNGDAKLEDFLANIALESEQDNLDSDGVSMMSIHASKGLEYKHVFIVGLEEGFFPLIGDGSDIEEERRLGYVAFTRAIDDLTLSFVHSRFYKGRRTDLTKSRFLTESGLIQGSLSIEKSSAYKNGDLIKHKIFGMGRVIAVQKAGKELKLTINFGGSKRDILSSFVEKI, from the coding sequence ATGCCTGAATCTATTTTAAAAACATTAAACAAGTCACAAATGGAAGCTGTAAAGCATATTGATGGTGCTATGCTTATACTTGCTGGTGCTGGTAGTGGTAAGACTAAAACCATCACAACAAGAGTAGCCTATCTAATCTCTATAGGGATAGATCCAGCTTCTATACTCACCCTTACTTTTACAAATAAAGCAGCTCGTGAGATGCAAAATCGTGCTATTAATCTTGTAGGTAATAATACAATTTATCCACCTATGCTTTGTACATTTCATAAGTTTGGGTTATTATTCCTAAAATTTCATATAAACTTGCTAAATAGAAAAAACAATTTCGTAATAATTGATAGTGATGACAAGAAGAAAATTATAAAAAATATAGAAAAAGAACTAACTCCTTCACTTGTATCAGCAGAAATTTCAAGATATAAAAATTCACTTATTAGTCCAGATGTTGCTAAAAATGCTGCTGAACAAAAGGTTTATAAACAAATTGCTGATATATATGAAAAATATGAAAACTATTTATTTGAGAACAATTTAGTAGATTTTGATGATTTGTTACTATTGCCTTATAAAATTTTGGATTCAAATAAAGAACTAGCTGAACAAATAAGTCAGAAGTACCAATATATAATGGTAGACGAGTATCAAGATACAAATGAATTGCAGTATAAATTACTTCATAAACTTTGTACAACGCATCAAAATTTATGTGTTGTTGGTGATGATGATCAGTCTATTTATGGCTGGCGTGGAGCAACTATAAAAAATATTCTAAATTTTGCTTCTTTATTTGAGAATACTAAAGTTATAAAACTTGAAGAAAATTATAGATCAACAGATACTATCTTAAAACATGCTAATATGCTTATAGAACATAATCGTGACAGGCTAGGAAAGGTTTTAAAAGGGACTCGATGTCAAGGTAATGAGATTAAAATATATGAATCTCATGATGAGGTAGAAGAGACTAGAAAAATAGCAACAGATATTAAAGCCTTGGTTTCACAAGGTGTTAGTATGAAAGATATTGCGATTTTATTTAGGGTTAATGCACTAAGCCGTTCGTTAGAAGAGGGTTTTAATAAAGCAGGAATACCATATAACTTAGTTGGTGGGATGAAGTTCTATGAGCGTGCAGAGATAAAAGATTTGATAGCTTATTTTAGGGTAATTACTAATGCAAATGATAATTTCTCTTTTAAAAGAATTATCAATAAACCTAAAAGGGGAATTGGTAAAACTACAATTGATAAATTGGATCTTGCATCGATTGAACAAAAAAAATCAATTTATAATATTATCAATGAATCAACACCAAGTGAGCTTAGTCAAATAGTTGGACAAAAAAATTCAAGAACTTTAAAAGTATTTTTAGCTTCAGTGATGGATTTGCAAGATGTTTTAAAAGAATCAAAAATGAGGTTTTTGGATTTATTTGAAGAAACTTTTGATTTTAAAGAACAATATCATGGGTTGCCTGATGGATATGAAAGAATAGCAAATATTGATGAGTTCTATGGCTATATAAGAGACTTTTTTATTCAAAATGGTGATGCTAAATTGGAAGACTTTTTGGCAAATATTGCACTAGAGAGTGAACAAGACAATCTAGATAGTGATGGTGTATCTATGATGAGTATTCATGCTAGTAAAGGGCTTGAATACAAACATGTATTTATAGTAGGACTTGAAGAAGGGTTTTTCCCATTAATAGGTGATGGAAGTGATATAGAAGAGGAAAGAAGACTTGGATATGTTGCTTTTACTAGAGCTATTGATGACTTGACATTAAGTTTTGTACACAGTAGATTTTATAAAGGGAGAAGAACTGATTTGACAAAAAGTAGATTTTTGACAGAATCAGGACTAATTCAAGGTTCACTTAGTATTGAAAAATCATCTGCATATAAAAATGGTGATTTGATAAAACATAAGATTTTTGGTATGGGAAGAGTAATTGCTGTACAAAAGGCTGGTAAGGAGTTGAAGCTTACTATAAATTTTGGCGGTAGTAAAAGGGATATACTATCATCATTTGTTGAAAAGATATAA
- a CDS encoding LysR family transcriptional regulator gives MLSDFSKLETFLTVVRERSFSKASAKLGISQPAVTQQIKFIEDYLDTRIVDRKKNGIRLTKEGEQFLAIVQKIEKAVANAEKELLKIINKDINFILGTSFMIGNYLLPKFLNEIKTKINNDVSVNVSVSKDAIEQLLDKKVDMVLIESPIFEDGIIYREWLEDELVIFSNQKLPKRLKDENLRSYKWVCRNRDSHTRILFKEALDAAGMTDCDNFNMVSEATSPTTIVQTVLHSSTTDVPTTSIVSRHAISDYVRSGLLHEARITGVNMTRKLYIAYLKDRKHDAFIEHVVNYLMTVKV, from the coding sequence ATGTTATCAGATTTTTCAAAGCTAGAAACATTTCTAACAGTAGTTAGAGAGCGTAGTTTTTCTAAAGCTTCAGCAAAATTAGGTATCTCTCAACCAGCTGTTACACAGCAAATAAAGTTTATTGAAGATTACTTAGATACAAGGATTGTTGATAGAAAGAAAAATGGTATCAGACTTACAAAAGAGGGTGAACAGTTTTTAGCTATAGTGCAAAAAATTGAAAAAGCTGTTGCAAATGCTGAAAAAGAACTGTTAAAAATCATAAACAAAGATATAAACTTTATATTAGGTACATCATTTATGATTGGTAATTATTTGTTACCAAAATTTTTAAATGAAATCAAAACAAAAATCAATAATGATGTAAGTGTTAATGTATCTGTATCAAAGGATGCAATAGAACAACTTTTAGATAAAAAAGTTGATATGGTACTAATCGAAAGTCCTATTTTTGAAGATGGTATCATTTATAGAGAGTGGTTAGAAGATGAGCTTGTAATATTTAGTAATCAAAAACTACCAAAAAGATTAAAAGATGAGAATTTAAGATCTTATAAATGGGTATGTAGAAATAGAGATTCACATACAAGAATTCTTTTTAAAGAAGCACTTGATGCTGCTGGTATGACAGATTGTGACAACTTCAATATGGTAAGTGAAGCAACTAGTCCTACTACTATTGTACAAACAGTTCTTCACAGTTCAACAACTGATGTACCTACTACATCTATTGTATCAAGACATGCTATAAGTGACTATGTAAGATCTGGTTTGTTACATGAAGCAAGAATTACAGGTGTAAATATGACAAGAAAGCTTTATATAGCTTATCTAAAAGATAGAAAACATGATGCTTTTATAGAACATGTTGTAAACTATCTTATGACTGTAAAGGTTTAA